From the genome of Treponema peruense:
AGCGACATCTTTTGCAGCGAAAAGCCTGTTTTTTCATCCCTGTTCAGAATTGCAGAATTAACAGGAGTCGCGCCGCGGTATTTTGGCAGAAGAGAAGGGTGCAGGTTTATTCCGCCGAATTTAAAAAGAGAAAAAAACTTTGGTCCAAGAATGTGTCCGTATGCAAAACAGACAAAAATATCGGGATGCAGTGCCTCAATGGCAGTTCTTTCGTCCTGCTTTATGTGTTCCGGCGTAAGAATTTTTATATCATCACCGCGGGCTTCGTTCCATATTCTTGCATAAGCTTCCACTTCTGTCGGAACAAGCTCCTTATGGCGTCCCTTTGCAGACGGCGGGTTTGTAAGAACACCCACAATCTTGTACTGCTCGTCGGGAACAGAAGCAGACATGGCGCTGTCTTTAAGGATGAGTTCAAGAGACTTTGCAGATGCGGCGGGGCTTCCTCCGTATAGGACTCTGAGCATATTCTATTTACCTTTCTTTGCTTTTTTTGCAGCAATTTTTGCTTCTATGCTGGCTTTTTTTGCTTCGCGTGCGGCAAGTTTTTTTGCATTGCGTTCAACTCTTTTTTTGAACTGCTCTTCTGTCTGTTTTGCAAAATCACTGTCACCACGATCAATGTAAAGGTATCCGTCAAGATGATCGTTTTCGTGCTGGATAATTCTTGCAAGAAGGCCGTCTGCATTTTCTATTACAAACGGTTTTCCGAATTCGTTCAGGGCCGCAACAGATACTTTTACCGGTCGAATGATTTTTTCAGAAAATCCCGGAATGGAAAGGCATCCTTCTTCGTATTCAGAAGTTTCTGCAGAAGTTTTGGTTATCTCTGGATTTATGAATACGCGTTTTACATCGTCATCGGCAGTGAGTACAAAAAATCTTTTTGCTATTCCGACCTGCGGTGCGGCAAGACCCACTCCATTTGCGCTGGTCATCGTTTTGAACATTTCTTCAAAAAGAGCGCGCATTTCGTCGTTTATTTCTTCGGCCTTTACCGGCTCGCATTTCTGGCGGAGAATTTCTTCACCAAGTTTATAAATTTTCATATCTTCCTCTGTTTATTCAAGTCTGAGTCTTGCAGCTCTTGCGTGTGCGGCAAGTCCTTCTGCATCACCAAGATAACCTGCAGCGCGTGCAGATTTTTTTGCACCTTCAAGTTTATTGTCTGTTCTGAGGGTCGTTACGGTCTTAAGGAACATCCTTACAGAAAGTCCGCCTGTGAATCTTGCGCTTCCTGATGTTGGCAGAGTGTGGTTGAGTCCTGCAGAATAGTCTCCGAAAACTTCTGCTGCCCCGTGTCCTATAAAAAGAGAACCGTAATTGTGCACGAGTGAAACAACTCTGTCTCTTTCGCTTCCTTCATCCATTGCAATTTCAAGGTGTTCCGGGGCTTTTCTGTTTGCAAGTTCAGCGGCCTGTTCAAGGGACTGTGCGATGATTATTCTTCCGCAGGTGTCTATACTTTGTCTTGCAGTATTTTTTGTAGAAAGAGTTTCGATCTGTTTTTCTATTTCTTCTGCCGTGCGTTCTGCCAGAACTTTGTCTGTTGTAACCATAACCGGCTGGGCAACAACATCGTGTTCGGCCTGTGCAAGAAGGTCTGCTGCAAGCCATTTTGGATCGGCACTTGAGTCAGCAATAATGAAAACTTCTGTTGGTCCTGCAATCATGTCAATTCCTACTGTTCCGTACACAAGCTTTTTTGCTTCTGCAACGAATTTATTGCCCGGTCCTACAATAACGTCTGTACGCGGAATAGACTGTGTACCGAAAGCCATAGCGGCAATTGCCTGACTTCCACCGCAGGCGTATGCTTTTGTTACACCGCAGATGTAGGCCGCTGCCATTATGTTTTCATCGGCGTACGGTTTTCCGCCAACGTATGCATTTCCCGGTGTTCCCCTGCCTTCTGCATTTTTTTTGTCATCAGGGTGAACCCTCGGCGGTGTACACAGAATTATTTCTTTTACACCTGCTGCAGCGGCCGGTGTTACGGTCATGACTACTGTAGATACAAGCGGGAATCTTCCTGCCGGAACATAAACGCCTGCCTTTTCTACTGGAATATTTTTCTGTCCTGTAAAAACGCCGCTTTCAAGTTCAGTTTCAAAATCTGTAAAACATTCCTTCTGTTTTTTTGCAAACTTCAAAGCCATGTCGTGAGAGTAGCAGAGTGATTCATAAAGTTCAGGCTCGTTTTTTTTCATCTTTTCTGCAGCGGCTTTAAGTTCCTCCTGCGGAATAAGAAATGATGCCGGAGCCGATACGTCAAATTTTTCACTGTATTCATGCAGTGCAGAATCTCCGGACTGGCGCACATTGTTGAGTACTGTACGGACAGTGTCTATTGAGTCGCCAAAATCGCGGCCGTTAAAAAAGGAATCTTCAACCTGATCTGCACTTTGTATCTTAATCATAAAATATCTCCTGAAATTGCCGCTATTCTTTGTGTCTTCTGTCCAGTTCGTCGTAGACATCTTTCCAGGAAACACCTTCCTTGTACATAAGAACGCTTACAAAATAAAGAAGGTCTGCGGCTTCCCAGATTACATCTGCCTTTGTTTCGGCTTCGTCGGTAAGTTCTTCTGCTTCTTCCATAACCTTTTCGCGCACGCGCTTGTCGTTGAGTGTTGCCGTGTAACTTCCCGGCCTTGGGTTTGCAAATCTGTCTGCGATTGTAGAATAAAGGCGCTCCATGCTGCTCTTTGCGTCGGGGTCAGAACCAAAGCAGGTAAAGCTTCCCGTATGACATGCGCCTCCGTGCGGAATTACAGTTGCAAGAATTGTGTCTCTGTCGCAGTCTGCACGAAGTTTCTGTACTTCAAGAAAGTGTCCGCTTGTTTCGCCCTTTGTCCAGAGAACGTTTCTTGTTCTGCTGAAGAAAGTAAGTTTTCCGGTGTCAAAGGTTTTG
Proteins encoded in this window:
- the def gene encoding peptide deformylase is translated as MKIYKLGEEILRQKCEPVKAEEINDEMRALFEEMFKTMTSANGVGLAAPQVGIAKRFFVLTADDDVKRVFINPEITKTSAETSEYEEGCLSIPGFSEKIIRPVKVSVAALNEFGKPFVIENADGLLARIIQHENDHLDGYLYIDRGDSDFAKQTEEQFKKRVERNAKKLAAREAKKASIEAKIAAKKAKKGK
- the hisD gene encoding histidinol dehydrogenase, which produces MIKIQSADQVEDSFFNGRDFGDSIDTVRTVLNNVRQSGDSALHEYSEKFDVSAPASFLIPQEELKAAAEKMKKNEPELYESLCYSHDMALKFAKKQKECFTDFETELESGVFTGQKNIPVEKAGVYVPAGRFPLVSTVVMTVTPAAAAGVKEIILCTPPRVHPDDKKNAEGRGTPGNAYVGGKPYADENIMAAAYICGVTKAYACGGSQAIAAMAFGTQSIPRTDVIVGPGNKFVAEAKKLVYGTVGIDMIAGPTEVFIIADSSADPKWLAADLLAQAEHDVVAQPVMVTTDKVLAERTAEEIEKQIETLSTKNTARQSIDTCGRIIIAQSLEQAAELANRKAPEHLEIAMDEGSERDRVVSLVHNYGSLFIGHGAAEVFGDYSAGLNHTLPTSGSARFTGGLSVRMFLKTVTTLRTDNKLEGAKKSARAAGYLGDAEGLAAHARAARLRLE